A single window of Lutzomyia longipalpis isolate SR_M1_2022 chromosome 1, ASM2433408v1 DNA harbors:
- the LOC129787092 gene encoding 26S proteasome non-ATPase regulatory subunit 9 yields the protein MVVPSGNTMKKEEVLKLMEEKTKLERKLADFNQILEANNIGMDESLLDAEGFPRSDIDVHQVRTARHNIICTRNDLKGLMGQIEQGLEHYFAEQRLNGAAASSSGTSSTTKLANYVENGGVAVSTEAPAATQNPICKVNLVAAGGPAEQAGFRVGDEVVEFGTLNASNFRELSQIADIVKNQQNSVIKVRIRRQNRILPLELIPRVWSGRGLLGCNVLPMDSIER from the exons ATGGTTGTTCCCAGTGGAAATACAATGAAGAAGGAGGAAGTGCTAAAGCTGATGGAGGAAAAGACAAAACTGGAACGAAAATTGGCGGATTTCAATCAAATTCTCGAAGCT AATAATATTGGCATGGATGAGTCCCTGTTGGATGCTGAAGGATTCCCACGGAGTGACATTGATGTGCATCAAGTGCGCACAGCACGACACAACATCATCTGCACACGGAATGACCTCAAGGGGCTCATGGGGCAAATTGAGCAGGGTTTGGAGCACTATTTTGCCGAACAGCGACTAAATGGTGCTGCTGCATCCTCCTCGGGAACGTCTTCAACCACAAAACTAGCCAACTACGTTGAAAATGGAGGTGTTGCTGTTAGCACGGAAGCTCCTGCTGCCACACAGAATCCCATCTGTAAGGTGAATCTCGTGGCTGCTGGGGGTCCTGCTGAGCAGGCGGGCTTCCGTGTGGGTGATGAGGTGGTTGAATTTGGCACCCTGAATGCCTCAAACTTCCGTGAACTCTCCCAAATTGCGGACATTGTGAAGAATCAACAGAATTCTGTGATAAAAGTTCGCATTCGCCGTCAGAATCGCATCCTGCCACTTGAGCTCATCCCCCGGGTGTGGTCCGGACGTGGCCTCCTGGGCTGCAATGTTCTCCCAATGGATTCAATTGAACGCTAA
- the LOC129787090 gene encoding DDB1- and CUL4-associated factor 10 translates to MGLFSWLESRNRGFQQRIGETDRIWKSLYSTIEPSDVWAKQNVSNHLWGGVYNLEFSPDGSILVAACEKRSIVLFATNTFKETKIIRQAHSDCVNCVKFLDDRTFASCSDDCSVVLWDVRNLKTRLKTLRGHSNWVKNIEYSKKDNLIVTSGFDGSIFTWDINSSTESGLLYKNVFHTTGLMRCRLTPDASKLVICTTGGYMIIIHDLNLETLAEDLAGFRPNLHRLMQLGRQLIPFASRFHHLFLRSQRTNRVELVSDFPEGNDAEVISSLQIHPHGWCALSRNISYDESSEFTCVHDIQDIEDDDVEEVEDEEDIEKVLDCTIIERRLRILRPDSALYRRYAARLRAIRQETTARGEGQVTSEDMHPDIWEIQWPLMNRNTHQMNSTHSRLERFRSGIVPEEARAAAAGGSGTSATAEMRVATVAAAMIAGPRNETERSVLEDMVVDSGEEFVMPREEHVLMSSKRRRIHQNAKRMLYYIEEPNIGKRFIKELCFSSDGRVICSPYGYGIRLLTFNRDCSELSSCMGGPDEGALKLTELKVMKCHSDIVVSTKFNPRLPLLVTGCLNGKIVWLQPVL, encoded by the exons ATGGGCCTCTTCTCCTGGCTCGAGTCCCGCAATCGCGGCTTCCAGCAACGCATTGGGGAGACTGATCGTATCTGGAAGAGCCTCTACTCCACCATTGAGCCATCGGATGTGTGGGCAAAGCAGAATGTCAGCAATCACCTCTGGGGTGGCGTCTACAATCTCGAGTTCTCCCCGGATGg GTCCATTCTGGTGGCAGCGTGCGAAAAGAGATCGATTGTTCTCTTTGCAACGAATACATTTAAGGAGACCAAAATTATAAGGCAGGCCCATTCGGACTGCGTCAATTGTGTAAA aTTCTTAGATGACAGAACCTTTGCTTCCTGCTCAGATGACTGCAGTGTGGTACTTTGGGATGTAAGGAATCTCAAGACACGCCTCAAAACACTGAGAGGGCACTCAAATTGGGTTAAGAACATCGAATACTCCAAGAAGGATAATTTAATCGTAACATCGGGTTTCGATGGAAGTATCTTTACGTGGGATATCAATTCATCCACCGAGAGTGGACTTCTCTACAAGAATGTCTTTCACACTACAG GTTTGATGCGATGCCGACTGACGCCGGACGCCAGCAAACTCGTGATCTGCACGACAGGAGGCTACATGATTATAATACATGATCTCAATTTGGAGACACTGGCAGAAGACCTCGCGGGCTTCCGCCCCAATTTGCATAGACTGATGCAGCTGGGTCGTCAGCTGATACCATTTGCGTCGCGTTTCCACCATCTCTTCCTGCGGTCGCAGCGAACGAATCGCGTGGAGCTAGTCAGCGACTTCCCGGAGGGCAATGATGCCGAAGTGATAAGTTCGCTGCAGATTCACCCGCATGGATGGTGTGCCCTCAGCAGGAATATCAGCTACGACGAAAGCTCCGAATTTACGTGCGTGCACGACATTCAGGACATTGAGGATGATGACGTTGAGGAGGTGGAGGATGAGGAGGACATTGAGAAGGTTCTCGATTGTACGATTATTGAGCGTAGACTGAGAATCCTCCGTCCGGATTCAGCACTCTACCGGAGGTATGCTGCGAGACTGAGAGCAATTCGGCAGGAGACGACAGCTAGGGGAGAGGGGCAGGTGACGAGTGAGGATATGCATCCGGATATTTGGGAAATTCAGTGGCCTCTAATGAATAGGAATACGCACCAGATGAACTCAACGCATAGTCGTTTGGAGCGCTTCCGGAGTGGTATTGTCCCAGAGGAAGCGCGTGCCGCAGCAGCAGGGGGTTCAGGGACGTCTGCAACGGCTGAGATGCGCGTAGCCACAGTGGCAGCAGCGATGATTGCTGGGCCACGGAATGAAACGGAACGGAGTGTCCTGGAGGATATGGTTGTTGATTCGGGCGAAGAGTTTGTCATGCCGCGCGAGGAGCACGTTCTCATGTCCTCAAAACGACGCAGAATCcatcaaaatgccaaaaggaTGCTGTACTACATCGAAGAACCGAATATCGGGAAGCGCTTCATTAAGGAGCTGTGCTTCTCCTCAGACGGTAGGGTTATCTGTTCACCCTATGGCTACGGCATACGCCTCCTTACCTTCAATCGTGACTGCAGCGAACTCAGCTCGTGCATGGGGGGCCCCGATGAGGGGGCACTGAAGCTAACAGAGCTGAAAGTGATGAAGTGTCACTCGGACATTGTGGTCAGCACCAAATTCAATCCCAGGCTGCCACTTCTTGTTACAGGGTGCCTCAATGGGAAGATTGTATGGCTACAGCCGGTCCTCTGA